Genomic DNA from Danio rerio strain Tuebingen ecotype United States chromosome 5, GRCz12tu, whole genome shotgun sequence:
GGAGAGGTGGGAGCCGCTGGAGAGGGCAGGAGGAAGGAAAGGGCTTGAGGGAAGGTGAACCAGGGCCAGGATGAAGGAAAAGATAGTGAAGAACTGCACAAGAGCAGATATATTTGGTATCTGAGGGGAGGCGGTGCACCATTCTTTTATAGACAAAACACATTGTTGCACTTTCATAGTACAGATTAAGACCAGACACTTCATGTGAACTGGATAACAATCAAAATTGGAATGTCTATTTTTGTATTCAGAATTTGGTTAATATTGTGAGGTACAAGGAAAAAACGAATTGTTGTAtaataaaatgtttctttaatCAGGCAAAAACCTTCAGAATAGAGATATAATTCAGGTTTGGTgtgctgctgaagtggagatttatggtccaaaatatatttattgggttttatttGAACTACAGAacgaaatacatcaaataaaactaaaagacaAATggttaaaatgtgaaaataaatacgaagagtttagatgcaaaaacctctaaatgccatctaaaattttcttctaaaaggaGTATTTTTATCAgtctcctgtgtgtatgtttagtAATATcccttttatggcaaagaataagtcattTTCCTGTTCTGTAAAGTAAAATATCTCAACCTAAACAAAgaagcctaaaaaaaaaaaaacatatattcgATGGAAACTTCAGATGGCACTTTGAGGTTttcgcatctgaactcttcatttgtaaataaattacataaaatcaaataataacagtacataattaaacaataaactaataataacaatattcagtgcttttttgtaaattgcatttCACAGCTTTCCAGTGTTACTGGTTAAATCAATGTGTTACTTAGTGCTGAAACAATACAGGAAGACACCAACAAGGGTTTGAAAGCTCAAACATCAAAAATGTTGCATGGTCCACCTGGTTGAGTACGTGTCGAAAGGGGGTCCATATTTTATAATAATCTTGTAATTTGCCTTTAACAGTGTATGTCAGCTTCTCCAGGGCAAGATTGCTAGTCATTTCTTTAATCCAATGGCTACAGGAtgacctttgagtttttttttccaatttaaagcaATAACACGCTTCACTTGGAGTAAACTCAAATCTAATAGTTTGTGTTTGCTTGTGTTCAGATCCAGATTTACAGGGTATTtatgaaataaacataatttgagaaccAAATGTATATTTTCTTCAGTTAATTTTATTCCAGGACAGATGAACATTTCAAAGTTTATTTGTAGGTTTCTTCACATTAATCACAGCCAGAATCTCAACAGATTTTTCCACCTATAACGTCTCTTCTTGAAAGGTTGAGGTCTTTACAATCAACTTAAATGCAGAGTCTCAGACAAAAGGAAATTGTCAAAACTACATGAGCTGCATTGTAATAGTAATTGTTATAAATCTTAATAGAGATTAAAAATTCAGTCTCAGAATGTTTCATTGGGTGCTGTTTTTTTGGAATCGGTCATTTCTGAGCAACCAAAAATACTTAATTTACTAATGTCCTTCTATTGTGCGAGTCTGTCAGAACTGAAAGATCTTAACAACTTCAGCAATGTGAAATAGTTCCAGGTGAAATAGAATTTTAATTAAAGAGTTTTCATTTAGTGATCAGTTTCACAAATGGCTTACTACTCACTGTAAACAAATGGCTGGAAAGGAGCAGCTGAAACGCCAAACTGTCAAACTGACGTCATCAGAGCTGGAATGCCATTCCTGAGTGGAAGCACATTCTCTAATTTTAGTCCTTTATCAGGTGAGGAATCAGATATGGTAACTTCATTTACATTGATTACAAGCTTTGTGTAAAGGTGCTGCATGTACATTTTTACTGTTCCATATAAAAACAGCATAATATGATAGCagttatttaagaaacatgcaaatttaacatacttgtttatttgaaaaaacaatgctaaagttatTCTCTTTTGAAACTGTTCAGTgtcagaatgtctgtctttgttttgatctGTGTAACCACagccagtttacccaattatgcTTTGGTTCCCTAGGTGCTTACCCCAATACTCAAACCTCTTACATTCACCCTTTtaaactgcacctttaagttataaaagtttaaaaatctTGTAATACGCTACAATAACACACAATAGTATTTCAATGACTGAAGATTGCGaagacaaacttttttttttccttcctgtGGATTTGTTGTTGATTTAAATTCAGTATGAGAACTGCAATATGTTCTAAAGAAGTTTACCTTAACCTCCTCCGTACACATATGAAACTTTCTCACCAGCATATGTTGCTTTACTTGTTAAAAAAGTTATTACTGTTGTGTTTACAGTTATTATCtaatataaaccaggctttaatcaCTGTTTTTAGATTCAGGTGCCAGTTGGAAACATCATTGGAAGTTTTAGAAGAAGTTCTGCTGATTTCAACTCAGTTTGTTCAAGCTTCAGTTTTAAAAGACACATTAATCATGGCTGCACACCAGAACAAACAGTGTTTAGAAGGATTGTGTATGTTTTTCTCTCTTGCTTCATCTGAAGGGGAAATATAGGTCTCATGTCAAGAACTGGCTCTAATGTGTTACTTGCTCTATCCTCACTCCCATATTAACAGAATGCAACAGATAATAACCACCCAGGAGCAGcttctgcaaacacacacacacacacacacacacacacacacacacacacacacacacacacacacacacacacacacatttccatgGAATATTCTGAAAGTGCTCTGAGGAAGGGAGGATACTGAAAAGTATTTAAAGTGTGCTCTGTAACTTCACTGCTGCCTTTGTGAGTGTGTCAAAGGCTTTGCTCTGTGTGTGTGACTACCATTCACAACCTGTCAGTTGTTACAGAGAAAGACGAATAAAGGAGGGAAAGCAAAGGGAAAAGACCAGAACAGATGAAGAGGGTTGGAGAACTTGAATAAAGGCTGTTTGTTGTGTTATAGCCTaccctcaccggccactttattaggtacacctaactagtatcgggttggacccgtTTTGCCTTCAGGACTGGCTTAATCTCTCGTGACATAGATTCcacaaggtactgtaaatattcctcagagattttggtccatattgacatgatagcttcaCACAGTTGCCGCCGGCTACAtattcatgatgcaaatctcccgttccaccacatcccaaaggtgctctattgaattgagttctggtgactgtggaggccatttgagtacagtgaagtcattgtcatgttcaagaaaccagtctgagatgattcgcactttatgacatggcaccttatcctgctggaagtagccatcagaaaattggtacactgtggtcataaagcgatggacatggtcagcaacaatgctcaggtaggctgtggcgttgacatgatgctcagttggtactaatgaacccaaagtgttccaagaaaatatcccccacaccattaaaccaccaccatcagcctgaactgttgatacaaggcaggatgaatccatgatttcatgttgttgatggcaaattctgacccaaccattcgaatgtcgcagcacagttcaatagtatctggatgcagcctttatgatgcaagctgagactgcatcactcagcgatgcaatgtcagacacaatgcactcaaatggagctagtgacgtcactgtgacagtagggttaggggtggggttaggtgagcccattaaaaagcattggatgcagcccagattgcactgcaccaggtctgcagccagacccatcTCGCACAATTTGAgatttatcagaccaggcaacgtttttccaatcttctattgtccaattttggggaGCCTGCTGTAGGCTGCTGCTGTTTTTTGTAACCTCCTGTTCTTAGCCAACAAGAGTGGCAtgcagtgtggtcttctgctgctgtagcccgttCACCTCAATttttgacgtgttgtgcattcagagaagaTTCTCTTCtacatacctcagttgtaacgagtggttatttgagttacagttgcctttctattagcagaaaccagtctggccattctcctctgaccgctggcatcaacaaggcatttgcgcccacagatctgctgctcactggatattttctttttttttaccattctctgtaaaccctagagacggtTTTGCGTGAAAACCTCAatagatcagcagcttctgaaatactcagacgatcccgtctggcaccaacaaccatgccacgttcaaagtcacttaaatcatctttcttccctattctgatgctctgtttgaactgcagcagatcgtcttgaccatgtctgcatgcctaaatggaCTGAGTTactgccatctgattggctgattagaaatttgatttaacgagcagttagacaggtttacctaataaagtgtatataCTTTCTTTCTATTTGTGGTAAGTCGATATAAACAATGGACAGAAATAGTTTCTTCACATGTAAAACCTATACTTGGCATTTTTGGCTGGGTTCAACGAACAACTGACATGACATTACACAAGGGATGACCAGACTGTGTTCATAACAGCCCTTTTTATGTTTTCCAGAGCTTTTCACCACTCCACATAAAAACTGAAGGCAGCTGCTGGAGATCCCACAACAGCCTTTCTATTTTTAGAACTACATAATTTCATTACAGAGGGAAACAGGGGTTGGAATTTGCTCGAACTGCTGAATACAGACTACTCTTGTGTTGTCTGCCCTGTGACAATTATGCATGGATAGATTTAAACTAAACTCAGTCATTGCCTAATACTATTGTGTGACCTCTAAGCATAAAATACCTGATACGTCATATTGGTTTCGTCAGGTTGTCCTCTAGTGCCACCTCCTGTCCATTCATGGACACTGCAACAACAAAAGAGGGAATAGCTCGGGTGAGCGGTTATGATTATAATTTCTATTGCCATTCTCAAAGTTGAGAAAACAATTCATAATGTTAATTAAGATATTTGGTGGTCCAAGTACCAAAAGGAGAGAGAAACCTTTTGTATTTGTGCTGATTTCCttctttttacaattattattctttttatgtaCCTTAAAGGTgtcaaaaaagtcaaaataatttctttaatttttttaaaagcaaaagtcCATGGTTTaagatacatttattttattttttaacttttatttccaAATTTACCAATATTTTAAGAAAACTGAGAAACATTGTAACTTACCGTGGTCTCTAGATTTGAACCGAtttgaacataaaatatttgtCTTCACGCTCCCTCCTCCTCTCCCTCTCCTGAACGCCCGTGACCCGTGACCTTCCTCTAAGGTTCTTCCTTCTGCGCACGCGCATAACGCCCACTGTGAGCCCAGTAGAGCCAAGATGGCGGCGGTGGTGGAGAATGTTGTCAAGCTGTGAGTATTTTTCGTCCTTATTTGGATACATAAGAGATTCCAATGTTCAGATTTAATATCTAACTTTGATGTACTAATACAAAGTGACAGGCTTTTATGTTACTCGCTTAAAGACATCTAAAGACACGTGTTTGACAAGGTTATTTGAGATCTGAGTAAGTTAGCTGTACTAGCAGCTGCTGTGTCCCGCTGGTATGAATGTCTCGCATAGCTTCCGTCTTTCTGTATGACTAGGGAACAAAGCATGTAGGAAGCGTTTCTGTCCCCTTTATCGGTTGGTGTGTAAACGTATCGCAGAAGCCATGTTGAGGTGCTTAAAGTGTTGTTTTAGTTGTTTATTAACTTAGTGATGTTGGTTATTCTGGTCGTCAATCGTGGCAGTACCAGCTGTCAGTTTTATTGAGTTGTAGTTCAGATGTGTGGATCTGGCCCATGacacttattttagagcaggttGCGTTTACCCGACGCAGTTCTTACTGTAACGTTAGTAGTTTGTTCTGCCAGAAACACATTTGAAGTACACATATGGTCTAACTTTGTCAACTTGCCTAGTTTGTTTTATCAGGTTTTCCACATCACTGTTTTGAAACCAGGAAGTGCTGTCGTGAAGTTTAATTGTGTAAAATGTGTGTATGACTCTATTTAAACAAAGAATTTCTAAAACAATGAGCGTTAAAGTAAGGCTAGTGAAATGGTGATTTATTAACTTTAAACTGTTTTTGACCAGAGTTTGAGAAGCATGGCAGCTCTCTACTTCCTTATTCAACTTCAGCCTTTTTCTAAAAGTTGAGTAAGTTACAAGTCAGCATAATTTCAATGATAATGTATACAACAAGTGAAATGAAGATTTGCACATTAAACATGGTCACTTTTACCCATAGTGTCAAAGCTTACTGTTACCATAACTGGCTGTGAACAATATTGTACTTTGAAAGTCTTTGGCTGACTAGCATCCCTATTTGTTACAAGATCCCTATTTACAATTTGCAAAGGATAGTTTTctgataatataatattaaaaataaaacctgaatgtgtgaatataaaaccaactttcccTCAATTagtttagcagtttcagtcactGAATTGGCAACCCTATTTCCTCTTTATTAACATCTGCCATGATAATCTTATCACATGTGCTCAAGCGAAAGGAGTTGCTGTTGGTACTCTATTTAATAAACGCCTCAATACGGTGAGATGTAGTtatacccagcaaacaattttgtttaataaacgtcaaatagacatctaaacatagacagcttggctagAACAAggttaaacttgggctgtcagtgaaaatctaatagacatctaagaatagcccaaaactagactagtcgtcaaatagacagattagacagactttgtgTAGCCattcaattttgtttatttaatgactaGTCTAGCTTTGAcatattcttagatgtctattagattttcactgacagcccaaatttagtcttgtttttgccAAAATgactgtttagatgtctattagacaacttttaaacatcttttaaaaacaataaaagctTGCTGGGGAATGTGATTTATCTTTCTCTCAAACCAGTGAACAGCAACCAAAATCACTCTAAAACATTGGATTAAAGCAATGTTCAatacaaaaatgttacaaaaatcaaGTTGTAGATTTGCAATAAGACTAAGTTTTCATTTTAGCATTGTATGTGTTAGCATGTCTAGCATTATATATTTAGACCTGCTTGGTGTTGAGGTCTTTGGTTGAAAAGTAAATTGGAAAAGCTAAAATGTACTTCACTCATCactgtttacatttctgcattTATAGCGACTTTTACATGGTCTCTAATCCAATATGGAGCATGTAAAAAGGGAGTAACTTGCTTCTCTGGAATGAATCAGTGTTCATTGATATTTACATTGGGTCACTAAAGTACTGGACGTTAACATTTCATTTAGTTCTGTTCATTCAAGGTAGATCTTAATAGCAGGTGTTAACATGGTTTTAGTTGCTGGTTGGTGGAATGCGAATCCCCATTGAGCGAGTGTCTTTGAAGCTGCAGCTCTGGGTTTGGCGTCTTGGAGGCGGTCGATCATCTTAAGGCTGTTTTGTTGTCTGGGCTGTAAACCCCTTGCAGCTCTTGCTTCTAACACAGCAAAGCTTTAAgcttttgtttcatcctctgtgACATCAACGCCCGTCTGTGCTCTAATCTCCCGGGCTTTAGCTCGCCTGTGCTCTCGCCGGGGCTCTTAGTGGTTGCCGGGGCGACAGGCGGCAGCAGCACCTGCTAAGTGGCTGGAGTGAGAGAGTTACAATGACTGGGCTTTATGCCCGCAAGACCtcctgctgcacacacacatacacacacacatacacacacacagagggtaAGCTGAACAGGGCTGAGCTGGTTTCAGGGCACCACTGTGGGTAGGGTGTGTGTTGACAAACTATCACAGAAGATGGCTGCGCTAGAGTCTGTGTGAGTTTCAGAAAGCACCTCTTGTTGGGTTTTGAATTGATTCAGGGTGCTTTGCTTATTGTGAGcctctgtttttctgtctgtagGCTGGGTGAGCAGTATTACAGGGATGCTCTGGAGCAGTGTCACAACTATAATGCCCGTCTGTGTGCAGAGAGGAGCGTGAGGATGCCCTTCCTCGACTCTCAGACCGGTGTCGCCCAGAGCAACTGCTACTTCTGGATGGAGAAACGACACAGAGGACCAGGTAGGGCAAACTCTCAAACAGCGTTTCATTTATTGTGCAGTCAAgatatgatataaataaataaataaatacatataaataaagcgtcatggtggcacagtgggatacacgatcgcctcacagcaagaaggtcgctggttcgagccccagctgggtcagttggtgtttctgtgtggattttgaatgttctccccgcattcaagtggtttcctccaggtgcttcggtttccccctcagtccaaagacatgcgctataagtcaattgggtaagctaaattgttcttagtgtatgtatgtaaatgagagtgtatgggtgtttcaaagtgatgggttgcagctggaagagcatccgctgtgtaaaacatatgctgaataagttggcagttctttccacggtggcaaccccagattaataaagggactaagccgaaaagaaaatgaatgaatgaatataaataaataaatatgcttgcttacaaactaaaaaataaacatacacaagTACAGTAAGTGGTAAGAACACAGCATTTGATCATAGTATTGTATTCGTTTGCATGACAATTATAATTtgccattgtttttatttatgtaacgcTTAGATTACTGTAAAGCAAACAACCTTCcagtattaaatataaaaaacagaaTTGGTTTATGTTAGAATTACATTTCAATTTCTATTATAAACTCCTTCTTCAGTATGACTTTAACAGACTGAACAAACTGGAAATGAAGATTTCAACATTACAAAAAGTGGAACCCAAGAGCTACACTGACTTTTTTGCAGTCACACAAGACTTTTATAGTCCAGACTAAAGCTGTTACAAACTTATCAAAATGTGTCTTGATTTGATCTTTTTTAagtagtttactttattttttaaaaactaaactatttgATACAAAAACAATGAAATCTCTTGCTTGTTGACATAAATATTGAAATCATTGGAGGAAGAACTCTTAGTTCAGTCAATAGATTAGTAATAAAGTAAGAACTCAGAAacaattatacaaatatatttaagacatcaaaataataatatttaaagtgtGCTTCAGTAATATCTGATTTGCAGTAGATTGCAGTAGCATTTTGACATGATTTTTGTGGCATTTCTTTTATTGTTCATTGAAGTATGATAAAGACTCCTGTACATCAAGCGAAATCAAAGAACGAGCTGAAGTGACAATTTCgaacaaaataatgaaatgaaGTTTGTTTTGAATTCATTTCGGcagttgggcagttttcaccaaaGCAATCTTATGGGGTATTAGTTTTGTCTCCTAAACACCTTTGAACTTTTATTGACGATTACTACCTGATGATTATACAATCAGTGGGTGTGCTCTGGAACTCCAATGCCTTTGATGtgcaatattcatttattcatttattattcttctctcccaGATTAGTTTGTTGATTGGAGAAAAGTattcaaaacaacaacactagCAACATGAATACACTGAAGAGTTTAGTAGGAGAGTTGGTACCGATGTTTTAGTACCtattcaatttaaataattttgaaaactTGATGAAGGTCACACACTGGACAAGAAGCCCACCTTATCATGTCTTTTCTATGAGTTTTCACACACCGGAAGCACAATTTATTGTCTGtcaaagcaattaaaaaaaactgtgtaaagATATGATGTGCCACAGGGGTGCTTGTCATGGAGATGCCTGTTTACCGGATGTTTATAAAACTGTTCTTTTCTCTCAACCGCTTTAATTGTTGTGTTTAGGGGGTAGAGGCGAGCAGGGAGACACACCTACAGCCTTGCAAACAGTAGCTCAGGGGTGTTTGAAATCATTATAACATCACACTGGGATTTCAAACTCGATTGCagaatgaaaagaacttattttgaAATATACCAAGGCcttcagatgtaaaaaaaaaaagttaaaattattaggtCAGTTCATTAACAACATGTAGTTCAATGAAAGGATATAGTTTTCATCTTTATTGTGTCTTCCTTCCCAAAGGTGTTGCTCCAGGTCAGCTGTACACATATCCAGCACGGCGCTGGAGAAAGAAGAGGAGAGCCCACCCTCCAGATGACCCTCGTCTGTCCTTCCCATCTCTAAAGACCGGTATGCAGACACTACACTTACTTCACTGATTGTTAGGAAGAGTAAAGAGAGGCTTTGTGTGATTGTGTTTATAAACACATGTTCTGAGTGTTTTGATGACATTTCTGTCCATCTCTGTGCAGTTGCCAATGGATgtgaatgtgcgtgtgtatgtttcAGAGCTGGATCTGGGGATTAAGAAGGATGTTTTCTCCAGTGATGGTAGCAGCTTAGAGGCCCTTTTGAAAGGAGAGCCAGTGGATAAAAGATCTGGATTGGAGCTTCGCACGACAGAAGAGGAGCCCAGCTCTACTGAGTTCTCTACCGGGGGACTCAACTCTAGCAGCAGGGTCCGAAAGGTACTGAGAACACTTATGTTGATTTGGATTGGAGGAGTTctacttctttttttaatatagacatcACCttcttttaatttctttctttgtGTGTAGAGAATTTTGGAACCAGATGATTTTCTTGATGATCTAGATGATGAAGATTATGAGGAAGATACTCCAAAGAAACGTGGAAAAGGCAAAGGAAAGGTGAGATCTCGTCAATTTTCCTTCTTGAACAGATAGAGGACTTAAGAGGATGTTTTGTCACAGCTGCCAAATGCCAGTGAATTTACTGGCCCACATTTCTTAACAGCCTTGGTTTGctgaaaaaagcaaaacaaatgaagCAAACAtatgtcattttaattattatgtgtgccagacagaatctgcagactttATTGCTAATCCTGTGCTGAGTTTGTTGAAAACTCTGTGTAGTTATGCAGAATAATTTTAGCAgctgaaaacataaataaagcaaGAAGTATGAAAAACAGAATCTAGTATACACAAAATTACAAAAGTTGAATGATGTTTGAATATTTTCTGTGGATTTCTGTGGGCACAGTGTGggcttaatttttttatataataataataataataataataattattattattattatcaagacATGACCAGGTTGAACATACGAGATATAGAATCGGACCCTCAAGATATTACAGAACGTTTTAATTCAGgaaatattttaggtgaaatgtttaaaaaggtgCCTTTTAAAGCAATTTTAGGATATTTATCTTTAATCAAACTAAACGATTGTATACGACTCGTTTCAGAGTTGTTCCTATTTAAATGTTTCTTGTACAATGTATGTTAAGAAACtgatatgattgtttgttataaattgtatattttgtataggttttgccatgaatatagccaatgctgctgatatgtcattaaaatatgaataaataataataataataattattattatatgccaCATTCTAGGGCATTGTTGAATTAATCGGAATAAAACTGGGCAACTGGTATTTTTTGTTTGGCAAGTGTTATTTTTAGGCCATGTTTACATGCATAATCTTCTCAATGAAACACTTCGAAAAGTTTAATTTATGATGAATGTTATGGTTTGACAGGGACGTGGTGTCAGCAGTGCTCGCAAGAAGTTGGAAGCAGCAGCTGCTTTGGAAGATCGGGACAGACCGTACGCTTGTGACAGTGAGTCATATACGGCATTTAAGGAAACCACATGACTCAGCCGCTGACCTCTCAGTGATCTCATCTGGAGACTTTTTTTTGCTATAAAAAGGCTGAGCTATACTGTAATCTCTGTCACTTTTTTTCAGCATAGTTGTCATATTGAGCTTCAAAGCAAGAAAGCTTGCTTGATAATAGCAAAGATTATCATTTGCTCAGGTTGTCTTTAATTTGACATGCTGAACTTAAGAATTATTTCAAAATCAGCactttcttgtttatttataaaagtcAGAAGTATAAAAACATGACAAATACAGATTT
This window encodes:
- the dpf2 gene encoding zinc finger protein ubi-d4 (The RefSeq protein has 1 substitution compared to this genomic sequence), coding for MAAVVENVVKLLGEQYYRDALEQCHNYNARLCAERSVRMPFLDSQTGVAQSNCYFWMEKRHRGPGVAPGQLYTYPARRWRKKRRAHPPDDPRLSFPSLKTELDLGIKKDVFSSDGSSLEALLKGEPVDKRSGLELRTTEEEPSSTEFSTGGLNSSSRVRKRILEPDDFLDDLDDEDYEEDTPKKRGKGKGKGRGVSSARKKLEAAAALEDRDRPYACDICGKRYKNRPGLSYHYAHSHLAEEEGEEKDEMDIREPTPPRQDEPKTPRKGPDGLALPNNYCDFCLGDSSLNQKTGQSEELVSCSDCGRSGHPSCLQFTPIMMAAVKTYRWQCIECKCCNICGTSENDDQLLFCDDCDRGYHMYCLSPPMSVPPEGSWSCHLCLALLKEKASIFQKQNAPPL
- the dpf2 gene encoding zinc finger protein ubi-d4 isoform X3, with the translated sequence MAALESVLGEQYYRDALEQCHNYNARLCAERSVRMPFLDSQTGVAQSNCYFWMEKRHRGPGVAPGQLYTYPARRWRKKRRAHPPDDPRLSFPSLKTELDLGIKKDVFSSDGSSLEALLKGEPVDKRSGLELRTTEEEPSSTEFSTGGLNSSSRVRKRILEPDDFLDDLDDEDYEEDTPKKRGKGKGKGRGVSSARKKLEAAAALEDRDRPYACDICGKRYKNRPGLSYHYAHSHLAEEEGEEKDEMDIREPTPPRQDEPKTPKKGPDGLALPNNYCDFCLGDSSLNQKTGQSEELVSCSDCGRSGHPSCLQFTPIMMAAVKTYRWQCIECKCCNICGTSENDDQLLFCDDCDRGYHMYCLSPPMSVPPEGSWSCHLCLALLKEKASIFQKQNAPPL
- the dpf2 gene encoding zinc finger protein ubi-d4 isoform X1 — protein: MAAVVENVVKLLGEQYYRDALEQCHNYNARLCAERSVRMPFLDSQTGVAQSNCYFWMEKRHRGPGVAPGQLYTYPARRWRKKRRAHPPDDPRLSFPSLKTELDLGIKKDVFSSDGSSLEALLKGEPVDKRSGLELRTTEEEPSSTEFSTGGLNSSSRVRKRILEPDDFLDDLDDEDYEEDTPKKRGKGKGKGRGVSSARKKLEAAAALEDRDRPYACDNTFKQKHISKSSERVCGKRYKNRPGLSYHYAHSHLAEEEGEEKDEMDIREPTPPRQDEPKTPKKGPDGLALPNNYCDFCLGDSSLNQKTGQSEELVSCSDCGRSGHPSCLQFTPIMMAAVKTYRWQCIECKCCNICGTSENDDQLLFCDDCDRGYHMYCLSPPMSVPPEGSWSCHLCLALLKEKASIFQKQNAPPL
- the dpf2 gene encoding zinc finger protein ubi-d4 isoform X2, encoding MAALESVLGEQYYRDALEQCHNYNARLCAERSVRMPFLDSQTGVAQSNCYFWMEKRHRGPGVAPGQLYTYPARRWRKKRRAHPPDDPRLSFPSLKTELDLGIKKDVFSSDGSSLEALLKGEPVDKRSGLELRTTEEEPSSTEFSTGGLNSSSRVRKRILEPDDFLDDLDDEDYEEDTPKKRGKGKGKGRGVSSARKKLEAAAALEDRDRPYACDNTFKQKHISKSSERVCGKRYKNRPGLSYHYAHSHLAEEEGEEKDEMDIREPTPPRQDEPKTPKKGPDGLALPNNYCDFCLGDSSLNQKTGQSEELVSCSDCGRSGHPSCLQFTPIMMAAVKTYRWQCIECKCCNICGTSENDDQLLFCDDCDRGYHMYCLSPPMSVPPEGSWSCHLCLALLKEKASIFQKQNAPPL